The following coding sequences are from one Nicotiana tabacum cultivar K326 chromosome 1, ASM71507v2, whole genome shotgun sequence window:
- the LOC142164188 gene encoding uncharacterized protein LOC142164188, translated as MAKYSELWDVICDGPFVPTKNLGELGVVIPKTRMEFNDADRKSIEKNFRAKKILVCGICPDEYNRISTCQSAKQIWEPLQIAHEGTIQVKQSKIDMLTIEYELFRLKDDESIQDIHTLFT; from the coding sequence ATGGCTAAATATTCTGAGCTATGGGATGTTATATGTGATGGACCCTTTGTCCCTACCAAGAACCTTGGCGAATTAGGTGTAGTCATCCCCAAGACTAGGATGGAATTCAATGACGCTGATAGAAAGTCCATAGAAAAGAACTttcgtgccaagaaaattctTGTTTGTGGCATTTGTCCTGATGAATATAATAGGATATCAACATGTCAATCAGCAAAACAGATCTGGGAGCCTCTTCAGATAGCTCACGAGGGAACAATACAGGTGAAGCAATCCAAGATTGATATGCTCACAATTGAATATGAGCTCTTCAGATTGAAAGATGATGAATCCATCCAAGATATACatactttatttacttaa